Proteins encoded together in one Falco biarmicus isolate bFalBia1 chromosome 4, bFalBia1.pri, whole genome shotgun sequence window:
- the RALA gene encoding ras-related protein Ral-A: MAANKPKGQNSLALHKVIMVGSGGVGKSALTLQFMYDEFVEDYEPTKADSYRKKVVLDGEEVQIDILDTAGQEDYAAIRDNYFRSGEGFLCVFSITELESFAATADFREQILRVKEDENVPFLLVGNKSDLEDKRQVSVEEAKNRADQWNVNYVETSAKTRANVDKVFFDLMREIRARKMEDSKEKNGKKKRKSLAKRIRERCCIL, translated from the exons ATGGCAGCAAATAAGCCTAAAGGACAGAATTCATTGGCTTTACACAAAGTTATCATGGTGGGAAGTGGTGGTGTAGGAAAATCTGCTTTAACACTACAGTTTATGTATGATGAG TTTGTCGAAGATTATGAGCCCACCAAAGCAGACAGCTACAGGAAAAAGGTGGTTCTGGATGGGGAAGAAGTTCAAATTGATATATTGGACACAGCAGGACAGGAGGACTATGCTGCAATCAGAGACAACTACTTCCGAAGTGGAGAAGGATTTCTTTGTGTCTTCTCTATTACAGAGCTGGAATCCTTTGCAGCGACTGCAGACTTCAG ggaACAGATCTTAAGAGTAAAAGAAGATGAGAATGTTCCTTTTTTGCTAGTTGGTAACAAATCAGATTTGGAAGACAAAAGACAAGTTTCTGTAGAGGAAGCAAAAAACAGAGCTGATCAGTGGAATGTTAACTATGTGGAAACTTCTGCAAAAACACGAGCTAATGTTGACAAG GTGTTTTTCGATTTAATGAGAGAAATTAGAGCCAGAAAAATGGaggacagcaaagaaaagaatgggaagaagaaaagaaaaagcctagCCAAGAGGATCAGAGAAAGATGTTGCATTTTATAA